CCGAAAGAGCTGCCAGCTTCCGGTGCTCCCAAGGCTCCGGAGAAGCCGCCGGTTTCCGAAGAGCCGACCTCCGAGGAGTCCACGACCTCCGAGGAACCCAAGGGCTCCGAGCAGCCCGGGACTTCTGGGCGTCCCCCGACTTCCGAGGTTCCCGAGGCTCCCGAGGAGTCCCAGGACCCGGAACGCCCAGATGGCACCGACCCGAGCCCCGACCGCACCGCCCAGGCCTCCGAGGAGCCGGCCCCCGACGAGCCCTCCACCCCCGACACCCCCAGCTCCACCCCCACTCACGACAAGCCCGCAGGAGGCCCGCAGTGAACGGCGCTCTCGACGTCGCCCTGCGACTCCTGATCGTCTTCGTCGTCTTCCTCACCTTCCCCCTGATCATCGGCCAGACCGAGCACAAGGTGATGGCCCACATGCAGGGCCGCCTGGGCCCGATGTACGCCGGCGGCTTCCACGGCTGGGCCCAACTCGTCGCGGACGGCGTGAAGTTCGCCCAGAAGGAAGACGTCGTACCGGCGAGCGCGGACCGCCGTATCTTCCAACTCGCCCCCGCCGTCGCCCTCCTGCCCTACCTCCTGGTCCTCCTCGCCATCCCGATCGGCCCCGGCGAGGGAGCCGTCGGCGAGGTCGTCGACGCGGGCGTGTTCTTCGTGCTCGCCGTGATGGGCGTGGGCGTCCTCGGCTCCCTCATGGCCGGCTGGGCCTCCGCCAACAAGTTCTCCCTCCTCGGCGGCCTGCGCACCGCTGCACAGCTCCTCGCCTACGAACTCCCGATGCTGCTCACCGCCGCCTCGGTGGCGATGGCGGCCGGAACCGTCTCCCTCCCCGGCATCCTCGACGCCTTCGAGTGGTGGTGGTTGCCCTGGCAGATCGTCGGCGCGATCGTCTTCTTCGTCGCCGGCCTCGCCGAACTCCAGCGCCCTCCCTTCGACATGCCGGTCGCCGACTCGGAGATCATTTTCGGCGCCTACACCGAGTACACCGGCCTGCGTTTCGCCCTGTTCCTCCTTGCCGAGTACGCCGGAATCGTCGTCCTGTGCGGCCTGACCACCGTCCTCTTCCTGGGCGGCTGGCACGGCCCCTGGGGCGCCGACGGGCTCGGCTGGGTCTGGACCCTCCTCAAGACGGCCGTGCTCGCCTTCGTCGTCATCTGGCTCCGCGTGACCTATCCCCGTCTGCGCGAGGACCAGCTCCAGAAACTCTCCTGGACCCTCCTCGTCCCCCTCTCCCT
This portion of the Streptomyces canus genome encodes:
- a CDS encoding complex I subunit 1/NuoH family protein, translating into MNGALDVALRLLIVFVVFLTFPLIIGQTEHKVMAHMQGRLGPMYAGGFHGWAQLVADGVKFAQKEDVVPASADRRIFQLAPAVALLPYLLVLLAIPIGPGEGAVGEVVDAGVFFVLAVMGVGVLGSLMAGWASANKFSLLGGLRTAAQLLAYELPMLLTAASVAMAAGTVSLPGILDAFEWWWLPWQIVGAIVFFVAGLAELQRPPFDMPVADSEIIFGAYTEYTGLRFALFLLAEYAGIVVLCGLTTVLFLGGWHGPWGADGLGWVWTLLKTAVLAFVVIWLRVTYPRLREDQLQKLSWTLLVPLSLAQIALTGIVKVVIQ